Proteins from a genomic interval of Rattus norvegicus strain BN/NHsdMcwi chromosome 2, GRCr8, whole genome shotgun sequence:
- the Nsa2 gene encoding ribosome biogenesis protein NSA2 homolog, with amino-acid sequence MPQNEYIELHRKRYGYRLDYHEKKRKKEGREAHERSKKAKKMIGLKAKLYHKQRHAEKIQMKKTIKMHEKRNTKQKDDEKTPQGAVPAYLLDREGQSRAKVLSNMIKQKRKEKAGKWEVPLPKVRAQGETEVLKVIRTGKRKKKAWKRMVTKVCFVGDGFTRKPPKYERFIRPMGLRFKKAHVTHPELKATFCLPILGVKKNPSSPLYTTLGVITKGTVIEVNVSELGLVTQGGKVIWGKYAQVTNNPENDGCINAVLLV; translated from the exons ATG CCACAAAATGAATATATTGAATTGCACCGCAAACGATATGGATATCGTTTGGATTAccatgagaaaaagagaaagaaagaaggtcgGGAGGCCCATGAACgttcaaagaaagcaaaaaaaatgaTCGGCCTGAAGGCTAAGCTCTACCATAAACAGCGCCATGCcgagaaaatacaaatgaaaaagac CATTAAGATGCATGAGAAGAGAAACACCAAGCAGAAGGATGACGAGAAGACTCCACAGGGAGCAGTCCCTGCCTACCTGCTAGACAGAGAGGGGCAGTCAAGAGCAAAAGTACTTTCCAACATGATTAAGCAGAAGCGGAAAGAAAAGGCG GGAAAATGGGAGGTCCCTCTACCCAAAGTTCGTGCCCAAGGAGAAACAGAAGTATTGAAAGTTATtcgaacaggaaaaagaaaaaagaaggcatgGAAGAGAATGGTTACAAAAGTCTGCTTTGTTGGTGATGGTTTTACAAGAAAACCACCTAAATATGAAAGGTTCATTAGGCCAATG GGTCTACGTTTCAAAAAAGCCCATGTCACACACCCTGAGCTGAAAGCTACCTTTTGCCTGCCTATACTCGGTGTGAAAAAGAACCCCTCCTCCCCGTTATATACAACCCTGGGTGTGATCACCAAAGGGACAGTCATTGAAGTGAATGTAAGCGAGCTGGGCCTTGTGACACAAGGAGGCAAGGTCATTTGGG GAAAGTATGCTCAAGTTACCAACAATCCTGAAAATGATGGGTGCATAAATGCAGTCTTGCTGGTTTGA